The Phacochoerus africanus isolate WHEZ1 chromosome 9, ROS_Pafr_v1, whole genome shotgun sequence genomic sequence GACTTGAGGACCTGAGCCACCATGTCATCAATGAGCCGGTGCTCATACCAGATCTTATACTTGTCGAAATCGGTCTTATAGTGCCTGGGAGCAAAAGGGCCTGTtgtggggagaaggcaggaggCTGACAGGTTGGGGATCCCTCCCTGAGCCTCCAAGCTGAGACAGAGGCCCTGGGACAGCCACCTCCCTGGGTGGGTAAGAGCTGGGGGTATAGCCAAGGGCCCTGGGAAGTAGGAAAGGGAGAGGACGTTACTTCTCAAAGATCTCCTGGAAGATGTCTTTGAAGCGCCCGTCGTAGGCTTTCAGAATGGTATTCTTGGTGCTCATGTAGAGCGGCCACTTCTTCTGGATGGCGTACTGGAAGCAGCTGTGTGCGAACCCTGAGATGGACTGCAGGGAGAGAGCAGTGCCTGGCGTGGTCCCCCAGGGCAGTCCCAGGCCCCGAGAACAGCACATCATCCCTCCACATAGCCCTCCCAGGCAGCCAGGCTTAACTTGCCCCCTCTGAAGTGAGCATCTGCTGTTTCTGCTGCCCCAGCCTGGGAGGAAGCAGCCCCCCAGCTTTGCTTTGGAAAGCTACCACCCTCTCCAGTGCTTAGACCGTATGGCTGGGGCAGGACTGATGCTGTCTGCCCACCATCCTGTCTCCAGAGTTGATGGTGCATCCGGCAATTATCCAATCAGAGCCCTTCCTCCCTGGGGCCCGTGATTGGCTCAGAGATGCCCATGTGACCCAGGCCTATACCTTTGCTGGAACCAGGAgcaaaaaggcttttttttctttttttgctttttagggctgcgcctgcagcatatggaagttccccaggctagggggtgaattggagctacagcttccagcctacaccacagctaagcaactcaggatctgagctgtgtctatgacctacaccacagctcaccgcaacgccagatccctgacccactgagtgaggccagggatcaaacctgagtcctattggatgctaggcagattcgtttccactgctccacaacgggaactccacaacagaaactccaaaaaaggCTCTTTTCTGATAGGGTAGCCAGACGGGCCGGCCGGGATAAGCCTGGAGCCACGGGTGGCCGTTTCTTCatgagaatgagaatgagaatgagGCCAACCACAGAGGAAAGACAGGCCCagagctggaggctgggaggggaagaAGTGCTTACCCAGTTTGCTGTGAGCCAAGAGTTCTGACAAGGAACACGCCCCCAAAGGTGCACTCGAGGAGTTCCCCATTatgactcagaggtaacaaacccaactaatatgcatgaggacacaggtttgattcctggccttgctcagtgggttaaggatctggcgttgccatgagctgaggtatagtttgcagaggcagcttggatcccatgctgctgtggctgtggtgtaggccggcagctgcagctccgattcaacccctaccctgggaacttccttatggcaCTTGTGCGGCCTTAAAGACCCAAAAAAGGTGCACCTGAGAACGGGAACAGGGACATGGGGGAGCAGGTGCAACTGGCCTAGCAGGAATGGGACCATGCCCAGGGGCCTCTGAACAGATCTAAGATGCATTTGCTCTCAGGCCGCAGACCTTCTTCAGGCCACCCAAGCAGGAAGAGCCAGCACCACCAGCCCAGAGAGGAGCACACAGAGAGACAGGCACAGGGAGGGCGCGCGGGAGCCGCTGCTCACCTCATCCGTGTTGTACATGCCCATGCCCACGCCGCCTGCGGGGAAGTTGTACACTTCCCACTGCTTGGCACTGCTGCCGTCCTTCGGGGTGAAGACAATCTTGAACGTGCCCGCCCGGTCAACCACAAAGTCTGTGGCCTTGTACTGCAGAGACAGGAGGGCGGCTCAGTCCAAGGGCTCCAGACGGGGGCCCAGGCCCTTGGAGCCCCATGGCCACCGTGGCCCACCTGGTCGCCGTGGGCGTGCCTGCCAATGGTGATGGGCTTGGTCCAGCCAGGCACAAGGCGTGGGATGTTCTTGCAGATGATGGGCTCCCGGAAAACAGTCCCCCCGAGGATATTCCGGATGGTTCCATTGGGACTCTTCCACATCTTCTTCAGTTTGAACTCTAGGAGGACAGAGATGAAGCAGCCCCACTGCAGCCCCCTTCCAGCAGCATGTGAACCCCAAGCAAGAACACAGCCAGATGGGGTCCTCACAATCATTAAGGGGGAAACACAGGGTCTAGAATATACGTGTGGCTTCCGGAATCAGATCTCTTGGCTTCAAGGTGCCAGTTCTGCCACCTCTTGACTGTGAGCCTTAGGCAAGAGGCTGAACTTGAGCTGTAAAATGAAATTGttgctgggagttctcttgtggctcagagagttaagggtctggcattgtcactgcagtggctcgggtcagtgctgtggcatgggttccatccctggcctgggaatttatgcatgccatgggtgtagccccccCAAAATGAAGCTGTTGTTCAAACACCTGGCCTTTTGGGTTGCTGTGAGAACTAAATGAATGTATGGATAAAATGCCTAGAACAGTGACTGGCACGTAAACGCTCAGCAGTTATTAATACTGACACAGCTCCATCCGATGAACCCTGTCTTACTTCAGACACTCTGGTTCTGGCCCCAGTACTGTCACTAACCACCGGGTTCACCCAAATTATTAAGACTGTGACCCTCTACTTCCTTGTCCATAggtgggaatatatatatacatatcccaGGGTTctggagaaattaaagaaaaccagctGGAAGAGTTTAGAACTAAAATGATTCTACCCCTAAAGTCAGGAAAACCTGCATGACAGAAGGAGGCCTGGAGAGTTTGGAgaagtgtctctctctctcttttttttttttcttttgctttttagggccatacccttggcatgtgtaggttcccaagctagaagttgaatcagagctacagttgccggcctacaccacagccacagcaacatgggatccatgccacatctgcaacctccaccacagctcacagcaatgccagatccttaacccactgagcaaggccagggatcaaacccacatgctcatggttactagccggattcgtttctgctgcgccacaacgggaactccctggagatgtGTCTTGAAGGCTTCTTTCAGCCCCTCATACTGCAGGAAGTGGGGAGACTCTGCACTTTCTAAATCACCCtttcttaaattttccaaatCCAGACCCTTTACCCACACACTGGTGTCATTCCATGAAACCCTGAAGAGCAGGCCCCAGAATGAGACCAGATCAGCAGCCAGTCCAGGCCTAGTGGGGGGGTACCTCTCTGAGaggcgccccccctcccccgccatgGCCACAGGAACAGTGGGCAGACCTTCAGTGCCAAGACAGTGGCAAGAGACATTGTGAGGCCCTGCAGGATAGGGCCTGACACACAACAAGGCCCTGGACAAAGGTGGCCCCAGAGTCTCTATAAACCTGCCAGCAGAACAATCCAGCAGGCCAGAGGGGCAGGCTGTCCTTATTGTGACAGGTCAGCATcggcttcctccttctcctcctcaatGTGACTGGTGACACCCACACTGGCCAGAGCCACACAGATCGGCAGGAACACCACCAGCCTGGGAGCAGGAGACAGAGACTCTGGTCCCAGCTTGGCCACACCCTAACTGGGGGACCTAGGCCAGCCCCTCCACCGCCCCCTAGCCTCCTCCATAGGAAGCTCCGAGGCTCTGCTGTTTGCTGGGCATTCACAGGCAGAATTCACGTCATAGCCCCCACTGCCCCAGCCACCCACACACTCGCACCTTCCACACGGGCCTCATCGGGGGTGATGGTGGCACACTTGACAGCCACGCTGTACTTCTGGGTGGCCAAGGCGGAGTCGATGGTGACCTGATCGTTGGTCTGGTCCCGGTTTGGGAGCCCCAGGTCAAAATACTTGAGCTGGACATCCACGTGGGGCAGGATGAGCTAGAGACAGATGGCAGGGGCATAGCATCAGCCTAGATGACTCTGACTCAGGGGCATGTGGGGGCGTGGCAGAGGTCACCCAtcaggagggggaagaggaaaggCCAGCAGAGGGCTGGCCAAAGCTGGCAGGAGGTCGGGGCTCTGGAGAGAAGCCAGCAGACCTGGCTACAGGCTCTCAGAGGGCTCAACCCCTAGCATGGACCACGAGCCCCCATCAATTCAGCTGAACCCCAAGTCCAAGGCCATCTAGAGTTCTTGATACAGCGGgttccctcctttctcccattCAGAAATGGCA encodes the following:
- the IDH2 gene encoding isocitrate dehydrogenase [NADP], mitochondrial, which encodes MAGYLRVVRSLCRASGSGPAWAPATLTAPNLQEQPRRHYADQRIKVAKPVVEMDGDEMTRIIWQFIKEKLILPHVDVQLKYFDLGLPNRDQTNDQVTIDSALATQKYSVAVKCATITPDEARVEEFKLKKMWKSPNGTIRNILGGTVFREPIICKNIPRLVPGWTKPITIGRHAHGDQYKATDFVVDRAGTFKIVFTPKDGSSAKQWEVYNFPAGGVGMGMYNTDESISGFAHSCFQYAIQKKWPLYMSTKNTILKAYDGRFKDIFQEIFEKHYKTDFDKYKIWYEHRLIDDMVAQVLKSSGGFVWACKNYDGDVQSDILAQGFGSLGLMTSVLVCPDGKTIEAEAAHGTVTRHYREHQKGRPTSTNPIASIFAWTRGLEHRGKLDGNQDLIRFAQTLEKVCVETVESGAMTKDLAGCIHGLSNVKLNEHFLNTSDFLDTIKSNLDRALGRQ